GCAGTTCTCCGGTGGATGCGTCCCGGACGAGGGCGCCGTATCCGGCCACCCCCGGATTGCCCCGAGAGCCGCCGTCGGCCTCGACAATGAGAGCCCGTGCCATCGAGCGCTTACAGCCCCGACTCGGATGTGCGGACGACGATCCGGCGGCAGTCCTCGCAGCGCAGGATCTCGTCCTCGGGTGCGTTCTTGAATTTCGCCAGCTCGGTCGCGTTCAGCTCAAGACCGCAGCCGCCGCACCGACGCTGCGTGAGCGCCGCTGCTGCGAGTCCGCCGCACTGCTCGCGCACCTTCTCATAGAGGCCGAGCAGATCGGTGCCGAGTCCGGGCGCGATCTGATCACGTTGCGCTGCAACGCTGTTCGACTCTTCGTCGATCTCGGCGATCGCCTGGTCGCGGTCGTTCGCGAGGGAGACGATCTTCTCGTCCAGCTCCGCCTTCTGTGCCTCGCGCCGGGCGAGAACGGCGCGCAGCTCCTCGGCACGCTCCATCACGGCGATTTCCTCGTCCTCGAGTTCGGCCTGTCGGCGCGCGAGGGTCTGCAGTTCGTGCTGCATGCCCTGCAGGTCCTTCGGCGAACCCTGCCCGGCGTCCAGGCGCTGCTGGTTGCGCGCGGCACGGTCGCGGACGAGTTGGACGGCGTCCTCGGCCTTGGTGATCTCCCGCTCGACGTCCTGGGCGGCCGTGCGAGCGAGCACGACCTCCTCGAAGAGTTCGTCCTGCTGCTTGGTCGCCTTCTCGATCTCGGCGAGCACCGGCAGCGTGCGCTTCTTGTGGGCGAGCTGCGTCAGGCGCGTGTCGAGCGCCTGCAGGTCGAGCATGCGCCACTGCTTTGCGAGGTCGGCTTTCATTCCTGGCTCCCAGAGTCCGGTGTCGAGTCGGTTGTCGAGTGGGTGCTGCCGACGAGGAAATCCCACGGATCGGTGCGCACTGTGCAGATGTCGGTGTCAACTGTAAGTCCGTCGCAGGCCAGGCGCTCCCGCAGCCGGTCGGCGGCTGCGTCGAGCCAGAGCGACTCGGTGGCCCAGTGGCCCGCGTCGATAAGGTAGGGCGGCCCGCCTCGCGCCTCTTCGCGCGCCTCGATGGCGGGGTGGTGACGCAGGTCGGCGGTCACGTAGACGTCCGCACCCGAGCGTCGCACGGCCTCGAAACGGTCGTCGCCGGCACCACCCAGGACGGCGACCCGACGGACCTGTGCTTTCGCTTCCCCACTGACCCGGATGCCGACCGGGGCAGGCGGCAGTGCGGACGCAAGATGCTCGGCGAAAGCCTTGAGCGACAACGGTTGCGGCAGGTCGCCGACGCGCCCGATGGGCTGGCCGTCCTCGTCGTCGAGGGCCTCGCAGTCATCCGGTAGACCGCACGCGGCCGCCAGCGCGTCGTTGACGCCGGGCCGCGCCACGTCGGCGTTGGTGTGCGCGCAGTACAGCGCCATGTCGGCGACCACCAGGGAGGTGATCGCCGCACCCTTGGCCGTGGTGGTGGCGACCGAGTTGATGCCGCGCAGCAGCAGAGGGTGGTGGGTGACCACCAGGTCGATGACGTCGTCCCGCGCTTGTTCGATGACGGCCAGCGTCGGGTCGACCGCGAACCTGATGCGCTGCACGGGTTGTTCGGGGTCTCCGGTCACCAGGCCGACGCGGTCCCAGGAGGCGGCGGTCGAACTCGGGAAGAACTCCTCGAGCACCGAGATGACCTGCGCCAGAGTCGGACTCGTCAGGTCGGAAGTCATGGGTTCCTTCGAGCGGTTCGGGTTTGCGGGCGTCGCCAAGCCTACGGGTCGGGCGGCCGTCGAGTGTCACCGTGGTTTCGACCCTGGACGCTGCTGCTTCGTCGCTGCATCCAGGCTCAACCAGCGGGAAAGGTGGGCCCCTGCGCCACGGAGCAGCGAAGGTGTGTGTAGCGAGCGAGGTTGGACCGCGAAGCCGGTGGTGGCACCTGGGCGACCACGCTGGAAGGCTCACGCCGCGGAACGGCGAAGGCGGGCAGCCGCCACGAAGTGAGCGGCTGCCCGCCTTCACGCCGAGGGAGCGGCAAATGTCATCGAGTGGGCCCGGCCGGCCTCGAACCGACGACACCCGCGGTGTAAACGCGGTGCTCTACCAACTGAGCTACAGGCCCTCGCCACGCACCGTCGGGTGCGGAGCTCGGTCAAGGGTAATGGGGTTCAGGACAGCTTCGCGACGGCCTCGTCGTAGCCGGCGAAGTCGCGGGCTTCGCCCGGGCCGTTGACCTGCGACCAGGTGATCGTGGCGCTGCCGTCGATGAGGAAGGTGCCGCGGATGGCCATGCCGGCGTCCTCGTTGAACACCCCGTAGTCCTGGGCGATCGAACCGTGCGGCCAGAAGTCGGACAGCAACGGAAAGTCGTAACCCTGGTCGTCCGCCCAGGCGCGCTGGGTGAACATCGGGTCGCAGGAGATTCCGACGACCTGCACCTTGTCGTTCGCGAAGCGCGACAGGTCATCGCGGATGGAGCACAGTTCGCCGGTGCAGATGCCGGAGAACGCGAACGGGTAGAACACCAGCAGCAGTGCTTTTTCGGAGGTCAGACCGGTGAGGGTCTGCTCCTGGCCGAACTGGTCCTTGGCGGTGAACGCGGCAGCCTGTTCGCCGACCTGCTTGGGGGAAGTCATGTGTCGCCTCTTCTCAGCGTTGCTTCTGGTGGCCGCCCTGGACCAGTTTGGTGGCGATCCAGTCGCCGGCTTTCGCGGTCGAACTCGCCTTGAGTCCAACGGTTTTCGCCGCCTCTTCGATGTCTGCGGCCTGAACGTGTTCCGGGTGGCCGGCCTTCGGCACCAACACGACCAGGAAACCCTTGTCGGCCAGCATGGCGAGTGCGTCGACACAGTCGTCGATGAGATCACCGTCGCCGTCGCGCCACCACAGCAGTACCGCGTCGACGACGCCGTCGAACTGGTCCTCCTCGAGGGCCGATCCGATGAGGTCCTCGACGTTCTCCCGGAGGGCGTCCTCGACGTCCTCGTCCCAACCGATCTCGAGTACGACCTGTCCTTCGGTGAACCCGATGCGGTTCGCCCAGGTGCCGCCGCCTGCGTCGTTAGCCATGTTCCTTCCCAGAGTGTTCGATTGCACCACCCGCTCGATCGTGCGTCGGTGATGCCGCCCCACGGTAGTGGACGAGCGGCGCCGACTGCGATCACCGCACGAATCGGGTCAGATGCGGGCATATATGCCCACGTACTAGAAGGTAACCGGACTCGCTTGTACGTACACGCCTTCCGCGGTGTTTGATGGAGATTGCGAATCATGTACGCGAAGGAGCCAATCGTGTCACCAGAGCCTGCCAAGGGCCCGATCCTCAACGGTCTACCCAGCCAACTTCCGGACGTCGATCCGGAAGAGACGCAGGAATGGTTGGAGTCCCTCGACGGGATCATCGACGCCGGCGGTCGCAACCGCGCGCGTTACGTCATGCTCAAGTTGCTTGAGCGAGCTCGCGAACGCCAGGTGGGCATCCCGTCGTTGACGACGACCGACTACATCAACACCATCCCTCCGGAGGGCGAACCGTGGTTCCCCGGTGACGAGGAGGTCGAGCGCCGCTACCGCGCCTGGCTGCGCTGGAACGCTGCGATCATGGTGCACCGCGCCCAGCGTCCTGAGATCAGCGTCGGTGGACACATCTCGTCCTACGCATCGGCCGCCACGCTGTACGAAGTGGGTTTCAACCACTTCTTCCGCGGCAAGGACCACCCCGGCGGTGGCGACCAGGTCTTCTTCCAGGGCCACGCCTCCCCCGGCATGTACGCCCGCGCCTTCCTCGAAGGCCGCCTGTCCGAGGACCAGCTCAACGGTTTCCGCCAGGAGAAGTCGCACTTCATCGACGGCAAACCGTTCGGTCTGCCGTCGTACCCGCACCCGCGGAACATGCCCGACTTCTGGGAGTTCCCGACGGTGTCGATGGGTATCGGTCCGATGAACGCGATCTACCAGGCGCAGTTCAACCGCTACCTGCACAACCGCGGCATCAAGGACACCAGCGACCAGCACGTGTGGGCGTTCCTCGGTGACGGCGAGATGGACGAGCCGGAGTCGCGCGGTCTCCTGCAGCTGGCGGCCGGCGAGGAGCTCGACAACCTGACGTTCGTCGTCAACTGCAACCTGCAGCGGCTCGACGGCCCGGTGCGCGGAAACGGCAAGATCATCCAGGAGCTCGAGTCGTTCTTCCGCGGCGCCGGCTGGAACGTCATCAAGACGGTCTGGGGACGCGGCTGGGACCCGTTGCTCGCTGCCGACCGTGACGGCGCCCTGGTCAACCTGATGAACACCACGTCCGACGGCGACTACCAGACCTTCCGCGCCAACGACGGAAAGTACGTCCGCGACAACTTCTTCGGACGCGACCCTCGTACCAAGGCGATGGTCGCCGACTGGAGCGACGAGGACGTCTGGTGGCGCCTCAAGCGTGGTGGCCACGACTACCGGAAGGTCTACGCGGCGTACAAGGCGGCGACCGAGCATCACGGTCAGCCGACGGTCATCCTCGCCAAGACGATCAAGGGCTACAGCCTGGGCACCCACTTCGCGGGGCGCAATGCGACCCACCAGATGAAGAAGCTCACGCTGGACGACCTCAAGATGTTCCGCGACTCGCTCAAGATCCCGATCTCGGACGCGCAGTTGGAGGAGAACCCCTACCTGCCGCCGTACTACCACCCGGGCGAGAACGACGAGGCGATCAAGTACATGCGTGAGCGCCGCGCTGCCCTCGGTGGTGGCCTGCCCTCGCGCCGCACGAAGTCGAAGGAGATCAGCCTTCCGGCCGACTCTGCGTACGCCCAGGCCAAGAAGGGCTCGGGCAAGCAGATGGTCGCAACGACCATGGCGTTCGTCCGCATCCTGAAGGACATGATGCGCGACAAGGAGTTCGGCAACCGGATCGTGCCGATCATCCCGGACGAGGCACGCACGTTCGGCATGGACGCGTTCTTCCCGACGCTGAAGATCTACAACCCGCACGGCCAGAACTACAAGTCGGTCGACGCCGAGCTGATGCTCGCGTACAAGGAGTCGGAGCAGG
This is a stretch of genomic DNA from Yimella lutea. It encodes these proteins:
- a CDS encoding DUF3052 domain-containing protein codes for the protein MANDAGGGTWANRIGFTEGQVVLEIGWDEDVEDALRENVEDLIGSALEEDQFDGVVDAVLLWWRDGDGDLIDDCVDALAMLADKGFLVVLVPKAGHPEHVQAADIEEAAKTVGLKASSTAKAGDWIATKLVQGGHQKQR
- a CDS encoding zinc ribbon domain-containing protein — protein: MKADLAKQWRMLDLQALDTRLTQLAHKKRTLPVLAEIEKATKQQDELFEEVVLARTAAQDVEREITKAEDAVQLVRDRAARNQQRLDAGQGSPKDLQGMQHELQTLARRQAELEDEEIAVMERAEELRAVLARREAQKAELDEKIVSLANDRDQAIAEIDEESNSVAAQRDQIAPGLGTDLLGLYEKVREQCGGLAAAALTQRRCGGCGLELNATELAKFKNAPEDEILRCEDCRRIVVRTSESGL
- a CDS encoding Nif3-like dinuclear metal center hexameric protein, which codes for MTSDLTSPTLAQVISVLEEFFPSSTAASWDRVGLVTGDPEQPVQRIRFAVDPTLAVIEQARDDVIDLVVTHHPLLLRGINSVATTTAKGAAITSLVVADMALYCAHTNADVARPGVNDALAAACGLPDDCEALDDEDGQPIGRVGDLPQPLSLKAFAEHLASALPPAPVGIRVSGEAKAQVRRVAVLGGAGDDRFEAVRRSGADVYVTADLRHHPAIEAREEARGGPPYLIDAGHWATESLWLDAAADRLRERLACDGLTVDTDICTVRTDPWDFLVGSTHSTTDSTPDSGSQE
- a CDS encoding peroxiredoxin, producing the protein MTSPKQVGEQAAAFTAKDQFGQEQTLTGLTSEKALLLVFYPFAFSGICTGELCSIRDDLSRFANDKVQVVGISCDPMFTQRAWADDQGYDFPLLSDFWPHGSIAQDYGVFNEDAGMAIRGTFLIDGSATITWSQVNGPGEARDFAGYDEAVAKLS
- the aceE gene encoding pyruvate dehydrogenase (acetyl-transferring), homodimeric type, coding for MYAKEPIVSPEPAKGPILNGLPSQLPDVDPEETQEWLESLDGIIDAGGRNRARYVMLKLLERARERQVGIPSLTTTDYINTIPPEGEPWFPGDEEVERRYRAWLRWNAAIMVHRAQRPEISVGGHISSYASAATLYEVGFNHFFRGKDHPGGGDQVFFQGHASPGMYARAFLEGRLSEDQLNGFRQEKSHFIDGKPFGLPSYPHPRNMPDFWEFPTVSMGIGPMNAIYQAQFNRYLHNRGIKDTSDQHVWAFLGDGEMDEPESRGLLQLAAGEELDNLTFVVNCNLQRLDGPVRGNGKIIQELESFFRGAGWNVIKTVWGRGWDPLLAADRDGALVNLMNTTSDGDYQTFRANDGKYVRDNFFGRDPRTKAMVADWSDEDVWWRLKRGGHDYRKVYAAYKAATEHHGQPTVILAKTIKGYSLGTHFAGRNATHQMKKLTLDDLKMFRDSLKIPISDAQLEENPYLPPYYHPGENDEAIKYMRERRAALGGGLPSRRTKSKEISLPADSAYAQAKKGSGKQMVATTMAFVRILKDMMRDKEFGNRIVPIIPDEARTFGMDAFFPTLKIYNPHGQNYKSVDAELMLAYKESEQGHILHTGINEAGSVAAFTAAGSAYATHDVPMIPIYIFYSMFGFQRTGDSIWAAADQMARGFMIGATAGRTTLTGEGLQHADGHSLLLASTNPAVVAYDPAYAYEIAHIMQNGVERMYGAEPENVIYYMTVYNEPMQQPAEPDDLDVEGLLKGIYKVSEGSTEGVGDDARRVQLLASGVGVPWALEAQQLLKDDWGVVADVWSVTSWGELRRDGLAADEHNFLHPDEEPRIPFITQKLQGAPGPVVATSDWMRTVQDQVRQWVPQEFASLGADGFGFSDTRPAARRFFHIDGPSMAVRALQMLVERGELDESYPKKAAEKYQLLDVRAGTSGNAGGDA